In Macaca nemestrina isolate mMacNem1 chromosome 10, mMacNem.hap1, whole genome shotgun sequence, the genomic window TTCACCCTCTGAGCTACTACCGAAATTCCAGAGTGCACAGATGCCAGAAGAGTATTTTGTTAACACTACTCCATCCATCTGGAAGAATAAGAGACTGTAATGATATGGTcttctaaaaatactaaattatagGACTGATGGAACTGGAAGGGAGCTTAGGAATACCCTATTGTATAGGAAAGAACACTGAGGCCCAGACAAAAGTGATGACTTGCCAAGTATCACATGGATAATCTACTCGCCACTCTGTGGAACTAGATTTACCTCTTTAATAGTCgtaaaataataagaatagcTAACGTTTTCTAAACACCTTTTAAACTGGGCACTGTACTGGGTACTATGACTTAAGTGCAGACCTAATTTCTAAGATTCAAAATATGCATATAGATTGTAAAAAGTTGTACATAATAAATGGTTTACAGCTCACCCTTCCCCTAATTCCCTAATATAAGAGGATTTGGGTACTAAATCATAGGGGATGGGGACAGGCCCTGAAACCAGTTTAAACTGGATGTGTATGCAAATCATTACAACAAGCACTCAGCAGGCTGGCTTCAGCTCACAGAGCAGAAGAAATTTAGGACTGGCCTACCACCTCACTGTCAGGCAGTGTGAGGCCAGGAAGATGACGAACTCTACCATCCACTGTGTATTCCTGGGCAGGCCTCTTAATCTCTTTGAATCCCAACCTCCATACATGTAAAACAGAACAAATCATCCGCCCTGACAACCAcacagtggggagagagagatgtcTGATGAGACAACAGATGTGGAAGCAATTTGTAGACTTTAAAGCTCTATTGTTAGCATTTCTCGTTACTTTCATAACTATCTCCCAGCCTTAGACTTTCAGCAGCGAACGTGTGTCAAAGTACAGCATTTTAGAGGAAACCCAGAGGCAGAGAGATCCCAACAAACTCACACCAAACACCTTCTGAGAAAGTCCAGGAAGCTGGTGTCATAGGTTTTCAGCACCATCGTGAGGTCCTTGGAGTCTGGGTATCTTTTCTTCCCCCTGTTGTTGGTTATATTTTTAGGAAAACCTTTGGAATCTGTAGAGATACAACATTCTGTCTTTAGTTTCAGGTGTAAATATTTACTGGTCACATCATGCTGCTTCTTAGAGTGGCCTCTGTAGCTCTTTTGCTCTCTGTCTTACACACTCGCCTCATGCCACACcccaataaacacacacacacacacagtttgaaATAACCATGTGTAGAATTACCCAAGGAATACAATTTACTTTAATAATTGATTTTTTCCTACTATTCAGTATGTTCTGAACTTCCTTCCCACTACTTCCTCTCcaaagcaaagaaataatttaaatggttTAACaccaagataaaataataatgctaCTGATAATAACAATGGTAAAGTAAATCTTAAGTGACAAGGTCCTGTGAAATTGTACAAAGATCCATTTCCTTTTGGATCATGGCCTCAGCCCTCCCACTTCATCCTACCTTGCCTTTTTACCAATGACCAAAGAAGAATCAAGCTCACAGTCTTATAAATAACAAAGCTCCTAAAGTCATGATCATGTAAGTGTTTTCTTGTACAAGCTTTTCTCACTCTGGCCCTCATTAATCATTCCCTCCATTCCCTTCCTACTGCCTGAGCCACCTAGGCCACCTAAGTATATTATCTTACCAACCTTGAGACAACACCATTTTGCTGCTAATTAACTAggagttgccaggggctgaggagcTGTTGGCAGCCCAAACCTGGGAAAGGGAGTCAAGGACTGAACAACAGTGTTTCCCAAATTCATCTTGTCATGAGAATCACAAGGAGCTGTCATTAAAAACGTCGAATCCTGGGTCCTATCTCAATCTTCCCATAGCTTATAGAAGAGAATCATAGGAATTGGCTTTTCTGCCAAGTCCCCACATGATTCTTACATTTGGATAGAGTTTGGAAAACACTGACGGAGATGCAGTTCTCAGCAACATTCCTTCTTTCACAGGAAGCGAAGACATGGATGTTGCTGCCAAAATCCTGTCACCATCCTAGCGCCTAGTGCTAGTGGTTGAAATAAGGAACGCTATGAAGTGGGCGTGCCTATGTCTTTAGCACGTTCCTACGAAGGCGCTCTATGTTCCCCTCCTGCTAGTCCCTACCTGGATGCTATCTCATGAATTCAGTGTTCCAGGCTCAAGATGTATCTTCCCACAATGACTCTGCCTAATCTGAAAGGCTGAATTATTAAGTTGTGGGTAGAAAAAGTATATTTGGGATCCAAAGACCAGTTCCCTTGGTCCATGTGTAAGTTATACTGGGGAGCCAGCCAGATCCTCGGCCGACCGCCAGATTGCTTGTTTTAATGTGTGGGCACCATTCTATGGCAACCAGGACACTGCCCTGCTCAGAGGCAAGGTCTCCAAAGCTCCAGCCATGATACAAGGTGATGTTTCAAAGAATTAACCATTGGAATCAATGGCATGGAACCGACTAATCAGAATGGAAGACAGCCCTGGCACTGGAGTAGGATCATAGAGCACCTCTGCTTGCTTGGCCTTCAGCTGTTAGGTTTTTGGATCATGGAGAGTTTAAGGAGTCCTGGGAGAGGGCCAGGGAGCCTGCAGTTGTGGCAGGGCTCTGTACCATGTGGCTTTTTACCAAATGgtacagaaatagacaaattacAACCCCCACATGGCTGAATCAGTTCATACTGGCCAGCATGACCCAAATCCTTTTATCCTAAAGGATCTCCCCACGACAGTGTTCTGGACCTTCCTACTGATGGGGCAAGTTGTGAACAGAAATTTGCATACACATTCAGAGGTTGCTCGCAGTTGAAAATCGGAGGTGGGAGGGCCAGGAATGTCTGGGATTGTATAGTCAGAGGGAGTCCATGAACCGACCTGATAACCATGGCTGGTGAGAAATGTCACTCCAGGTAGCATGGAGTCCCTGTCTATGGAgttcccttttccttctctttggcTTTGCTCCACTTTGCTGACCTTCAGGCCACTCTGGCTGTTTCTATCTGGGACTCTGAGCTTCCTGTGGTTCTTTAAAGGGATTTTAGGTCTGGGACTTGCTGCATCTTTTTGGTGCATGTGCATTGAAAGCCCTGCCTCAGTTGATGCCTTGTGGACCCATCCTTCCATCTTGTATAGGACCACTTAAATAGAAAGGCAGAGGAtcataaaaatccaaaattctgGAAATTATGAGGAGAGGGGCAGCCAGGACTGTGGACGAAGTTTACTCCCAACAATCAGACAGATGACACATACATAACTACCAGCCACAACGCATCAAAGCAAAACTAAGTCCTTGCTTAACTGTTGCAATGAACCTGGCACAGTAGGGTCTGGAGGATAAGAAGAATTCTAGCAGGGGAAACAAGATTGCAGCAATGGAATTTTCCACTATTCTGGAAATGAGGCTTCTGCTCTTTGATTTCCCTGCACAGTGCATAGTGTGAGAGGGCAAGTTGCTTGGGAGAGTGGGGAGAACCTCCAGGAGAGGATGCAGTTACAATATTTTGAGGTTGCAGTATTTGCTGATAGCTCTTCTGAGCAGGGACCTGGCCATTCTCCTGCTCCTGAACATTTTTACTGTCAAGACCCCATTCGCACTGTGACTGCCCCATCCCATCTCCATCATGCTATCCGGTTTCCCTGCTCATTATCTTTTACTTCTCTGAAAGAAGCTCTTAATCACAGCCCTTTGGTATGTGGCCAggggaaaagaatgaaatgagCCTTAAGGTACAGTAGGTGTCTTCAAGGCCTGTGACACCTCATTAGACACACTAGACACACTTACCAAAGAACGTCTGTCTCCTGGAGGCCGTCTCAATGAAGCCGGCTGGCGGCAGACCCAGCACCTTAATAAGGATAATTGAATTGGTTCACTCTTTGTGGGATCACAGATTCAAAGGCTGAGGGGTGGGGCGTACTTTGGCCAAGCTTTGCCTTCTACAGATAAAGATCCAAAGCATTAAGTAATAACATCAGGTCAGTAGCAGAGCAAACCCAGAGCCTGAGCCTCTTAACTCCTGATCCAGGGCTGGTTTCATATCCTAAGAATCAACACTGGCCATGTTATTCTACACAAACATCAGCATCAACTAGGGGTGAGCCATCACTCTTGATAGCAGCCAGATGTCAAATAAACTAGTATACGTGCTGCCATGTCGGAATTAAAGAATGATATATCCCACCACGGAGCActggaaagggagaagaaaagaagatgaaaatcACCGGATGAGCATCAGACAATTACAGGACAAAATACCTtcttgaaaagaaaagtgtagcACCTACTTGTTCATCTTTTCCTACTGCAACTTGCAGGGGCACACAGAGATGAGGAAATTACAGTGTGGGTCACCTACCCTTGCGGCTCGGTTCCCAGTCATAATCCATGCATTATCCTGCTCTTCTGTTCCTCAGACCCTTTGACACTGAGGTCAAGAGGAAGCCGAGTCAGTTCTGGGGCTGTAAGAAAGTTGAAACATAGGCCCCATTCTCTTTGGTAATGGAAGCAGGAGCGGCCTGGGAATGCTTTATAAAATCATACATTATCAACCTTAGAAGCCATCTACTCTGCTCCCCTCATTTTATAGTCCAGAGCCGGGAAATGACTAGGCAAAAAGACAGAGCCAGGACTAAGACCCCAGGTTTAATGACTCGCAGGCCAGTTTTCATTCCACCGCAGCTATTTTTACctaagttattttaatattttattattagtttcaaTCATGAAATGAAATTATCTATGTTTAGTCATTCTCAAGGCTATGTGTGTTTCTCTATCTGTAACTTTGAGACAATCTGGAAAACAGAAATTTGGCAAAGAtacagatagatacatagatagatagatagatagatagatagatagatagatagatagacagacatacatacatacatacatacatacatacatatagacaGATAGCCAGCCAGCCAACCAGCCAGCTAGCGTGGTGTTTGCACACAAAATATCTTTGTTCACTGGGAAAatccttaaatgtaaaattttaaatttttaaggttatttttctattttgtctaatTTAGTTCCATAACAAGATGACTTTCAAGTGAAAGCATAATAGATATAATTAATAATCATATAAAGAGTCTTGGTAAAGCCTTGCTACAGGGAGATAGTCTTCCCAGAAAACTGTCATTTCCCATAATGAATGACTAATGCCTGAACAATACACATATTTTGAAGTCAAATAATTTCCAATTCttgttttcaacattttaatcGGGGTGTCAGCTGACAGGTTGGTAAACATAATTTTAGACGACAGATCACCATTTGAGTCTTACATAGAACTCAAAAGGAGTCACCGAATTAGACGACATTAATTAGAACAGGCTTCCTCACTGGGTTCACATCTACACCACCAAGCAATTGGAATCACATTAATCCTGAGCCCTGGCATTCTAGCAAGAAGCATTATTCACCCATGGGTATAGGCATTaactggaaaaagaaattttttttcttctgaaagaaatttttttctttcagccgggtgcggtggctcacgcctgtaatcccagcactttgggaggccgaggcaggcgaatcacaaggtcaggagatcgagaccacggtgaaaccctgtctctactaaaaatacaaaaaatgagccgggcgaggtggtgggcgcctgtagtcccagctactcgggaggctggggcaggagaatggcgtgaacccaggaggcggagcttgcagtgagccaggatcgcgccaccgcactccagcttggccgacagagcaagactccgtctcaaaaaaaaaaaaaaaaaccagctctaTTCATTTTTCTAAGAGCTGTACACCCAATaagatttcatattttattttcaatcattATCAAAATTTGCACACCAGATATATTTTAATGGTAACTtaccaaaaagaaatttttacaCATGAAGCTTATGGTATCAGGAAACGTTTAAAGCTATAATGATTGACAGAAGTTTCTAAACATAAACGTAtattaaatgagaataaaattcCGTGGAGGAAGTAGAAGAAAGagtagaaacaaaaagcaaaaaagaacaaagtaaaacaaatgcACAACTCTTGAGAACTTGTTCACATCCTTTCAGAGGGATTTTAATGGGTGTCATGTCAGCCTGGCTTTGTATTCTTTTCGATATTtttgaaagagtggtgtaacagttttattttaaaacgtCACTATTTACAATATGATGGAAATGACATCCTCTGCAACTATTTAAAGTTATGATAAAAATGTTAGATGTCGACTTGACAAGTACAAGGGAGTACACAATGTCAAAACTACTTTTAGGAAGTACCCACAACACAAAGGATGCAGGCCATGGCCCTGGGAGAGTCTGATGCAGCCCAGTGCCTGAGGGCCAAGCCCATGGTCTCCGTGGGAGCCGACCGCCAGCCCTCCCCGTACCTCCATGATGCAGGCCAGCTGCTCCACCTCATTCTCCCCGGGGAACAGGGGGTAGCCCGTGTACAACTCTGCCATGATGCAGCCCAGGCTCCACATGTCAATGGCCATGTCGTACGGGTGGCCCAGGATCACTTCTGGGGATCGGTAGAACCGGCTTTGGATGTACGTGTATACTGCGGAGGCAAAGTGAGAAAAACCAGATGGCAAAACCTTCCTACTCTCCAGAATGTTCTCCCCCAGGACACCTTCTCAGTTCGACTGCGCCCCCGCTGGCGGGGAAAGGGAAGTGCAGCTGGCCAGCACTCAGAACTCTCATTACACATAACAGCATCAAATCCCACAGCAATCTGATTCTCAAGGAGGTGTTACTGTCCCTGCTTTATTGATAACGAACTCCAACATTATTAGGCATTGTTGTAGGAAAGTGAATTTCAGTCAGCCAAGTTtatgacaaacaaacaaaacataagaCTAAGTTTTCAAACTGTCAGATTAATTTGGGGTAGACGGCTTCTGAGCCTTGTGACTTGGCAAGGGAAGAGGCATATCAAGTTAGAAAGGGAGCGTGCAAAGTGTATATTCAATATAGTATGTGCACTTGttgtagagaaagaaaaatctcaacGGATGAGGATGAACAGACTGAAGTCGAAGAAATGGAACACGGTAGTTATTTCCACATCACTGGGGTTGCTGGTTACCTGGGGAGGAGCAGGGATTCTGTAACcacttttctgttgtttaaattgGTTATTGTCAGAACATAATTCTGTGatttgaaacaaaatagagatttaataaaaataatgtttatatccTGCCTGCTTCCCAAATGTATTTGTGGTACTTTGCAAAGTACATATGCACAGAGTATTTTAGAACACGGATTTAATGGTATTTACTACATTATGTTTAGTATGTACCAGGCACAATTCCAAGTACTTTTATAGATAAGCCCTTTCAACTCTTACATTAATTCTGTGAAGCAAGTAGTATTATTGCCTCcaatttaaagaagagaaaactgaggcatacaGAGGTTAAAATGTCAAGGTTACTCAGCTATAactgacagagctgggatttgagagTAGGCAGTCCAGTTCTAGTATCAATACTAGATACTGCCTCACagttaaaataaagataaaaaaagaagtcagaaaataTGCAAAGGGGGAAATGACTGCTAGAAATCAaggataaaataattacaaattcaGCTCTGAGCATCTTGGCAGCCAAGATAAATGACAACTGATAAGTTACACAACTTTCAACATCTGAGAAGAGAAAACATACAAGTTCTTTGTAGGAAGCTTTATTTTTTAGCTGGAATTTCTCATAGGATTCATACATAAGACACATAAAGGTCTTATGTCCTCAAAAATTGATCTGCCAGAGAGAGGCCTGGATGGAGGACACAGTGGCATGCTGTTGCCATGGCAGCGTGGTCCTGGCTGCTGCCGAGGCAAGTGCCAGGGTCTCCCTTGCCTCAATGTGAAGAGCttagaaagaggaggagaggccgggcgcggtggctcaagcctgtaatcccagcactttgggaggccgagacgggcggatcacgaggtcaggagatcgagaccatcctggctgacacggtgaaaccccgtctctattaagaaatacaaaaaactagccgggcatggtggcggcacctgtagtcccagctactcgggaggctgaggcaggagaatggcgtgaacccgggaggcggagcttgcagtgagctgagatccggccactgcactccagcctgggcgacagagccagactccgtctcaaaaaaaaaaaaaagaaagaggaggagagcaGAACTCCCCGGCCATCTCCGTGGCCCCAGCCACCGCATTTTACACAGCCaggagggagacagagggagagaagggaaggacaATGTGGAGTGGAAATATTAATGGTGGGAGAgagcaaaatgaatgaaaataaagatactgattcaaaagaaagtgaaaagaatacAAAGGTGACTCTGAAAAGGACCTGGAGTGGTTaactaatgaaaatgaaaaaagtgatGCCAGCATAATAGAGATGGCTTGTGAGAAGGAAGAGAATATTAACTAAgacttcaaagagaatgaaacagTAATAGAACACACCAAACAGCTTTCTGATCCTGACAAATCTTTGCAGGCTGAGGTCCCACCGAGAAGAAATGACTTGATTTCTGTTCCAAGCGTTCAACCTTTGGATCCCATATCAGATTCAGATAGTGAAAACTCTTTCCAGGAATCCAAACTAGAAAGCAGAAAGacttggaggaggaagaggatgagaaAGTAAGGAGATGTATTGTGGAGAAAGTTGTACAAGCTAACAAGCTTCTACAGAATCAAGAACCTGTGAATGATAAGAGGGAGCAAAAACTTAAGCTCAAGGACAAATTAGTTGATCTGGAAGTTTCTCCACTAAAAGACACTAAtacttacaaaaattattttgaaaatgaaaggattATGTTTGGGAAACTGTCACAGTTATGTATTTCCAAAAATTTGGGACAAGTAAATGTGCTCCTGTCACTTACTAATGGAAGCTGTGAAATAAACAAGGATAGGACAATACTGGTGGAGAGAGATGGAAAATTTGAACTTCTGAGTTTACAAGACATTGAGAGTCTGGGGTTTTTGCCTCCCAATAATAATGGAAACAGTACAGAAAATGACCCTCAGCAGTTGTTACCCAGATCTTCCATCTCCTGTGTCAGTGGCATCAAGAAAGAAGATTCTGCAGGAAAGATTGATGCTGTCACTCACTCATCAACAGAAGAGCCGCTGGCTTAAATCCCTCAGCCACCACTCAACTGCAAGACTTGTCTAACTCAGATCGAAGTAAAGGGAATGGGAAATCTAATCAGGACAGAGTCTGCACATATCTCACCAGTGACCTCAACATACTGTCTTTCCCCTTGACAGAAAGAACGACAAAAACAACTAGAACAACAgacagaaaagctgaaaagaaaggaagagcaacagaaaatagaagaagagaaagaaaaaaaaaaaaagagggagaacaACATGGTATTTAAAGCATGGTTGCAAAAGAAAAGAGAGCAGGTCTTAGAAATGAGGAGAATTCAGCAAGCAAAGCACATTGAAGACATGAACAGTAGAGTAAGCAAAACTCTGAAAAATAAGATCATACAGATACGAAAGCTGAACTTATTTACAGAAGGGAGTCTGGATATCAGACTAACAGCCTATGAAAGAAGTAGAAAAGTGGTTCAAGAACTACCCTTGCAAAAGATGCAACATGCAGATGACTTTCCAAGCAGGTTCTAAGAGGCCttgtgaaaagaaaatgattcccATTCTCTTCAGACTTTGGtggaacagaaaatagaaaaggtcaattcatttttttaaagacgtAACTTTGGTATTCAAACAGGACAAAGATACACACACGCGCGGAAAAAAACCCTATGGACTGGTCTCACTTAAGACTAGACATATAGAAATCTTATGTAAATCTTTAGCAAATTAAAGACaccaaattatttaatttaaaaaaaatttaaaaattgaaaatccaagagaaaattttaaaaatcatccatatccttactaaaaaaaaagatatatatgtaaagtaaaagttgaaaattcaACCCTAAGCTCTTCTAAGCTCATCTCCAGTGATAACCACTTGTAACAGTGTGGTGCAAATCCTTTTctatcttatttatatatttacatgtcaAAAGTTTCATTATTCAGTTTTTTTCACTTACTTCATCATGGAGATCTTTCTAGGCCATTATATTTAAATCTCTCTTTTCAAATAGCTGCGTGGTATAACAGTGTTAATTTATTAAACCATTCTTCATTTGTAGATGTTTAGGTTGGTTCCAATGTTGCGCTACTTAACAGTGCATTAGTGAAGATGTACATTCTATGGGAACATCTGTAATCTGTAGGACAGGTTCTTCAGAGgggaatttataatttttaaaggtttagaGTGAAATGTTTGGTTAAAGATGCAAAAGTAACCTCCCAAAAGGTAATATGAATTTATAGTTCCTCCAACAATGTGTGAGAGTGAATAGCTAACACTGCATGTGGTGCatcaacttatttttttcttcaaattaataATATACCTGCTTGTATATGAGCACGTGtgagaaataataagaaatagaTATAGGACTCTACCCCTAGGTTttggcacagagctcctaaaacctttttaatttcttgagtgATAGGGATTCTACATGTATCTCCTGTTCTAATAATTGACCTTTTGTCCTGGCTTCTGACATAGAGCTCCTAATCCTTTGGAACTTCTGAGGTGATAGGACTCTCTTTGTTCTAATGAGATGACGCTTGGTGGACTCCTGAATAGGGGCTGCTTGCCAGAAAGACTAAGCCATGATTAGAAGCTTGGAACTTTCAGTTCTAACTCCTTTGTTGGAGGAAGGGGGAAAGGGCTAGAAATTGAGTTAATAATCTCAATGACTATGTGATGAAGCCTTCATAAAAATCCCCGAGCTGCAGGATTCAGAGAGCTTCCAGGGTATGGGAAATGTGGTGTTGGGAGGGCGGCGTGCCCCCAAGAGGGCATGGAAGCTTCACACCCCTTCCAAATATTTTGCCTTGTGTATCTCTCATCTGTGTCTTTTATCATATTCTTTATTAATAAACTTGTAAGtgttttttcctgaaaaaaaaattgatctgcCTAACATTTGGGAACATCCATCTAGTAATCCTTTCTTCAGCCTTAGGAAGCTTCCTCTGACAGCCCTTGTCACCTTAAAGGCTGGTCCCAAAGTCCCTCTGTTGTGTATCTTTAACACAGCCTGTGTACATCTCTAATCGTTGTATTCaccatattatttttatctttctgtctCTTCCATTAGATTGTAAGCAACCTGAGGACAGGGAATGTTCATTTTTTGTTCCTGGTACCCAGGACAGTGACTGACACAAAACAGATCATAAATGTCTGTTAAAGGGTACATGTTGTCTATAGCGAACTTGATAGAAGCCAAAAGAACACAATATTGAATCAAGTTCAGTAAACGCTGTGAAAATGTACTCCAGAGCTACTTTTTGAATCCTAGCTTGAAAAAGTATAAAACCTAAAGGATCTGGGGCAGCGAATTCCAAGCTTCAGAATGACTATGGTTTCTGAAGTGCAGACTCCTAGCTACTTCCCAGAAATTTGGATTAGGAACTTGCGGTGTGAGGCCCTGGAAACTATCATTTTTCAGAGCCCCAAAGCAATTCAGATACACATTTAGTTAGTTTTGGGACTCACTGTTCTTGGATAATTCCATATCCACAGAATATGAGAGCTTGAAAGCACCCTTTTAGTACTTGGATACaactttctcattttatagatgaggaaacttgggctcagagaagtgaagcacCTTGTTCAGAATCAGACTGGTAGTGGTGATAGCTGAGCCCAGGCTAGAAGCCGTGTGACCTTGTATGTGAAGGGAGAGAAATTGCAATAGGAAAACTCAGATGACGGGACTGGCATGGGGCCTACCTTTCTGGTGTTCATAACAGCTTGATCCAAAGTCAATGACTTTAACAGAGACTTGGCCCTTTTGGTACAGCACTATATTTTCctagagagaagaaaagacaTGTCAAGCTACAGTAATGCTGCCCTAGGCCCTCTGCTTACCTTAATGCTCCCCATCCTTCAGGGCCCAGTTCAAATATGACCACCTCCATGGGCCTCCTCCCACATCCTCTCCAAAATCCCATCATCCTCCCCTCTGACTTCCCAGTTGATTTGTGGTCGATATTTCTCTTTTGGACCTCGTAGTCAGTGCTTTGCAGAgtttcttttgcatatattttgtcACTTTCCCCCTATTGATTCTGTAACTCCTGAAGATTGTGActttgtttttatcttctttggCACCTGGTTCTAGGCCTCGCTTGCATGGCCTTAGAAATGCCATTGACTGAATTTGTTTGACATTCGCATTAAATGCCGCCCTTGACATACATACTGCCATGACaatagagcacacacacacaaaaaaaggtcAAAGGCAATGCTTTGATTGGAGTTTGTGATTCTTACGCAGCCTAGGGAATAGAATGGGTATTTCCAGAGTGTTTCCGTGGCAGGATGGAGGTGGTACTCACGGGCTTGAGATCGCAGTGAATGATTTTCTCTACAGAAAGCATTTGCAAGCACTTCAAAACAGAGAGAGTGAAACGCCGAACTATCGACAGACTGAAGCCTTGAAAGTTGTTATTCTTCATCAACTCATACAAGTTGATTCTGGAAAAGAGAGGGGAAAAGTGAAGCCTATGGGTGTAAAAAAATATAGAAGGCTGAATTTGAACCTGCAAACAATCTTGTATCACCTGGTTTCCCTCTAGTAGCAGGCAAGCCTCAGACCAGGAGGCAGGGCTTTCATGCCCTTATAGACTCAGCTTTCCCGCTGAATCATGGTGGGCCCAGGGTGAAACCGTGTCAGACTTTCAGATGTCCCCTCGTTTCTCATGTGACAAGGCCACTGAAGCACTTTGTTATGCAGGTGGGTTAAAAGGTTGGCCCAAACTTCTGAAACAGTCATAGTTCCTCAGGCCCTTGGGAGGGACCCAGGAAACCCACCGGTCACTCAAACAAGCAGCTACTGCTGCCCAGGCCTAATAAGGGCTGTCTAAGGACATCAGGTTCCTGACAAGTAAGGAACAAGAGAGTGGGCAGATGGGGGCTGAGGCCAGAGGGAGCCCCTGCTCCTCCCAAAGTGTGGCTGTTTGGTCTCACCTAACTGTTCCCTTGAGAAGTGCAAGCTTGCTCTTGCCAGAGAATCTGAAATTCTCTAGGGTGACAGAAGCCTACTGTATGATATGACATCTATAGACTTACGAATGTTAGAAACTAATATTAATACAATGCATTTgaagaagaaacatttatttgtgAGCTGCCAGATGAAACCTCTGTGCAAGCTGTGagatggggagggaagggaaagagcatGACCCCAAAATGGTTTTCAGCAACCTTCTGCTGGTCCCTCCTCATCTTCCATTCCTAAGATCATCTAGCTTTGGTAGTATTTAGCAAGTCACTCATTCTTAAtgttttcttagagatggggtctt contains:
- the LOC105484155 gene encoding dual specificity tyrosine-phosphorylation-regulated kinase 4 isoform X16; protein product: MKNNNFQGFSLSIVRRFTLSVLKCLQMLSVEKIIHCDLKPENIVLYQKGQVSVKVIDFGSSCYEHQKVYTYIQSRFYRSPEVILGHPYDMAIDMWSLGCIMAELYTGYPLFPGENEVEQLACIMEVLGLPPAGFIETASRRQTFFDSKGFPKNITNNRGKKRYPDSKDLTMVLKTYDTSFLDFLRRCLVWEPSLRMTPDQALKHAWIHQSRNLKPQPKPQTLRKSSSFFPSETRKDKVQGCHHSSKRADEITNETTEKTKDGSTKHVQPSGDQQDSLQHRADTVQLPQLVEAPKKSDAPVGAEVSTTSPGQSKNFSLKNTNILPPIV